TGCCACTTCAGGTAAAGCAAACTCTCCTACCTCTTCGTGGTTTCCATTAATCATTTCATCCAAATTCTCGTGATGATTCTGTCCATCGCCTCTAAATCCGTATCTAAAACCATCAGTTTTCATTTTATGACCGAATTTACCCGTTATAGTTGTAAGCAAACTAAACCCTTTGTATGAAAATTCATTCGTTAATGATGTTACGGTTGGTGCAATTCGACTTCCAGCATTCCACAATAGATCTGGGGCAAAAACTCCTGTACTACTTATATTGGTATTTGCGTCATAAACAGTACCATTTTTACCTATTACTGTAGGAATACCATTTTCATTTAAACCATTAGACTTATAGTACCACAATGGATACAGGGCATAACCTTCAACAAACTTTTTCGATCCTATATCACGAAGTAAGATATCAACCTCATTAACCTGAGTTACCTTATTCTTATTATAAGCAAAGTTTAGTATTGGTCTCCACTTTACTTCACCAATTTTAAAGTTACCATTCAAGTTAAGTTCAATTCCCTTATTTTCCATTGCAGCGCCATTAAAAAACTGAGATGGCGTACCATCCGTTGACGGCAAAGAAATTCTTGCTAGCAGATCCTCACTTTTCTTATTGTAAACTTCCAGGCTACCAAATACTTTATTGCCAAACATGGCAAAGTCAAGTGCAAGATTTAACTGCTTCACTTTTTCCCATCCCAAAGTTGGATTTCCTAATTCTATTAAGGAAGCATAGTCTACGCCTGCACCAGAATAGGGTGTACTACCTGGATTGAATTCCATTACAGGAACTCTTGCCGATTGAGAAGGAGAGTTACCATTCACTCCATAAGTTGTTCTCAATATTAATCGATCCAACCATTCATAATTAGCTAAGAAATCTTCTTTAGTAAGCTGCCAACTCGCTCCTACAGACCAAAATGGAGAATATCTAAATTTAGGGTCATCAACAACCAGATTTGAAGCATCAGTTCTAACACTACCGCTCAATGTATACTTGTCCTTAAAGGTATAGGCCATATTTGAATACAATGAGAAATTCTTCTGAGTTAAGAATTTTGTTTCTCCACCTCTAGATATATTAGTTGTTCTATAAGAAGGATAAAATGCCTGCGTTAAACCCGTATATTTATTTGGCACAACATTTCCGTAATTTCTAGGATTGTAGCCATACAACCAGTCATCTTTTGTTTCAAACTTATTCCAACTTATCTCAGTACCTGCAATGTAGTTGAAACTGTGATCCCCATAGGTCTTATTGAAAGAAAATTGATTTCTAAAAAGAAGAGAGCTCGTTTGAGTATTCTTAATATATGCAATTTGTCCTGTTGGAACCTGATGTTCAGTAATTGTATAAGGATTTCCTAAAGTCAGTTGGTCATAATCGGTAACTGCTGAGGCATTGATTAACTGTCTTGTAAACCATGAATCTTCACCATAAATATTTTTGGTATCTATTGTTCCTCTTTCATATTGAAAACTAGATTTAACATAAATTCCGTCGGCAATTTTAACATTCAAACCTCCATTAATTCTATGATTTAGAGTTTTTGTCTTAAAATTCTGAGACCTCATATTTTGTAATGGGTTATTCATAAAGCTATCATAAGCAAAACCATCAACATGAGTTAACAACTGATTCAGAACTTTCGTATTGTAAGTTCTTGGGCCATTGGAATTAATGTGTGCATAATTACCATCTTCATCTAATAAAGTTTCGTATGGTGACATTTCTTTAATACTTCCAAGGCCCACACCACCACTTTTCTGATTCTTGATTTGAGTCATTACGGCAATGTCAAAATCCAACCACTCTCGCACTTTCATGATATTTCTAAAGTTGATCAAGACATTGTCATCATGATCTTCTTTCATCACCTTATTGTTCTTGTTATACATTACAGAAAGTGAATACCTGTTTTTCTCTCCTTGTCCTCTTAAAGAGATATTATAATTCTGCGATGTAGCCTTACGAAGCATTAAATCTTTAACCTGCTTTTTGTAGTCTTTTTTCATTAAACTTTGTAAGGCTGGAGTATCTAAAGTAAAATTAGCCCAGCCTGTTCCTCCATTCGCCAAATGTGCCTTCTGCTGTTCTTCGAATTGATCATGACCAAAAGTCTGATTCAATCCAATGCTAGTAATACCTGTTGATACTTGACCATATCCTTGCTGCCATAACATCATCTCATACTTTAATTGAGATTCCGAGTTTGCAATAGGATTAGCATAAGCCAAATCCACATCATCACTAAACTTAGTATAAGCCTCTATATCAACCTGAATACCCTTTTTAGCATTTCCTTTTTTGGTAACAATAACAACTACTCCGTTGGCAGCTTTTGCCCCCCATATCGAAGCTGCTGCAGCATCTTTCAACACAGTGATTTTATCAATGTCATTTCTGTTGATTGTTTCAAAACCGCCATCAATTGCGAATCCATCAACAACAATTAATGGATTTGGTGATGCTTGAGTTAAAGAAGATTCTCCACGAATTGCAATTTTTGTATTACCATTTTCATCAACTGTAGTTTGAATACCAGCAACTAATGATTCCAAATTGTCTCCAATTGTTTCATTCGGGCTGTTACTTACATTTTCGCTGCTTAAAACAGAAAATGAACCTGTAGCTCTTTCCTTAGAAATAGTTTGGTAACCTGTAACAACTACCTCAGCCATTTGTTCGGTATCGGCAGTTAGCGTTACATTCTGTACGATTTGACCAGAAAAAACAACTTCCTGTGGCATCATTCCAACAAAAGAAAATACCAAAACTGCATTATCACTTTCCATTTCGATAGCGTAATTACCATCGATATCAGTAGCAACACCTGTGCTAGTACCTTTTACAACTACAGAAACACCAGGAAGAGGCACTCCTTCAGCATCAGTTACCTGACCTGTTAAAACCTTTTTCTCTTGTTCCGCTTCTTCAATTACCGAAGCTGGTAAAACTTCTGCTTTGTACACAACAATTACTTCATCTTGTACGATGTAAGTTAATCCTGTTCCTTCCAAAGCCTCATCCAACACCTCTTGAACATTCGAATCTTCAACATTCATGTTCACTCTCACATCGGGGTTAATTTCATATTCTTTGTACAAAATACCATAACCTGTTTCCTCTTTCAAGTGATCGAACACCTCTAAAAGAGTCGCATTGTTATAGTTGGCAACCGAAACTTCCTGAGTAAATCCGTTAGCCATAACGCTAAGGTTGCATACAAAAAATAGAATAATAAAATTCCTCATCATCCAATACCTTTTTAGCCACTTCCCTTGGTTAGCCGAGAAGAGGCAATTCCATTTTTTTTTCATAAATTTGAAATGAATTAGATTTAACATTGAATACCTCGTAAGTATTCATTAATTCCCCGAAAAATGTTGGCGCATTTTTCGGGTTTTTTATTGGGTTTTATTTAAAAAATTAAACATTCGTTTTCTCTTTATTTATAAGCACTACGTGCTGTAACAACTGTTCCGTGCACATCAAATTCTACATCGGAACCATATTCAAGTAAATTTAGAATGGTTGAAAAATCATCGAACCTTTTCATTTCACCGCTAAACTTTATCCTCATAACTTTCTGGTTCGTCGCAAAAAATTTCACTCCATACCATCTTTCTAACTTTCTCATGATACTCCCCAGCTCTTCATTGTCGAACTGAAACTTTCCATCTCTCCAACCAAAGTACTTATAAGCAGCTACTTCTCTGATTTCGCCTTTCACATCACCCTTATAATATTGGACCTGCATATTTGGTTTTATCATTGATGATTGAACCACACCGGCCTTATTTTTCAAATCAACTCCAACACTTCCTTCCAACAAAGTAGTTTGCACCTTAGCTTCATCGGGATATGCCATTACACTAAATTCAGTTCCATAAACCCTCACGTCCATATCATCTGTTTTTACAATAAATGGGTGCTTGGTATCTTTGGCAACTTTAAATATTGCATTTCCTTTTAAATGAACTACTCTCTGTTTTCCCACAAATTGATCGGTATATCGTAATTCAGAATCTGAATTCATCCAAACGGTAGATCCATCTGATAACTGAAGCTTGTATTCGCCTCCAATTGGAACAACTAACTTATGCCATTTGGCTTGCACATTTGCTAATTGGCTCGCATCATAGCTCAGTTTGTTATTCCTGTTCAGAACTTTACCGGCAATCAAAGTATCTCTTTCTTCCTCCAAATTTATTGTAGAACCATCCGCCAAAACCAAAGTTGCTTTATTGCTACCTGGTACAATTTGTTCAACAATTGCATCGCTATAATCCTCTGCTGTATTCATGGTCTGATACACCAACATTCCTCCAATAGCCAATGGTAGTACAATTGCTGCCGCATATTTCATAAAACTTAAGAACAGCTTGCGTTCTTTTGGCTTCTGCTCATCAATTTGTGATTCTATTTTCTGCCATGCATTTGCAGAATTAATATCATCGTACTTCAATTTCTTTTCATCTAATGCCAATTCAGCACTTAAACGCTTAATAATCTCTTTGTTTTCATCAGACTGATTCCCCCATTCATCAAGCTGCACTTGTTCTTTTTCAGACAGTAGGCCAGACTGTTTTCGATATAACAGTTCAGAGATTTTAATATATTCTTTGGTGTGATTCTCCATTTTCTTTTTCTGGTTTTCTATTAGTAATACACATGAGATTAAGGAAAGGACAGTGAGAAAGCAGAAAAAAATTACTTTTTTTCTGAAATTTATCTATACAGCTGTAATTTAAGGCTTAAATAAGGAAAGACAAAAGCTTCAAACTCCAAAAATCAAATCCCAAAGGAAAAAGTATAAAGGAGAAATCAAAAATGCAAAATCCCAAAAATCAAACCTCAAGGGAAATACGTTTAGCAGATCGTAATTCGTAATGATATACTCTCATTGGACTGTTAAACTATTAGACTTTATTACAAATCTAGAAGCTGTGCCAATATTGGTAGCAGGAAAATATGATCTTTCAGGCGAGCTCGAAGAATATCCAAAGCTCTGTTTTTGTGATATTTTACGGTGCTTGTACTTAAATTCAATTCTTCAGCGATTTGCAGATTTTGAACTCCATTCATACTCATCAAACAAACATTTTTAGTTTGTCCTTCCAGTTCATCAACTGCCTGAAGTAGCATTCGGTAGGTTTCTTCCTCAATCATCTGATTTTTGAAGAAGGACTCTGAAGATTTTAATTGAATTTCTTCCTGTTGATGTTGTTTGATTAATTTGTTTTTTCGGAAATGATTTAAAGCTCTGTTTCGAACACTAACATAAAGAAAAGCTTTAATTGTTGTAGGATTTTCAATGTTTTCTCTCTTTTCCCAAAGTTTTACAAAAACCTCTTGCACCAAATCTTCGGCAACATCAGATTCTTGCACGAAATTTTTAGCAAAAATCAACAGTCCCTTGTAAAAGGCATCAAATATTTGCTTAAAAACAGATCGATTTCCTTTCTTAAAAGATTCAAAATCTTTGGAAGTAATCATAGTGGTTTTCTGGGTTAATGGTCAGATCAAAGATATTTTATTTCTTCAAATTTCAAAAACAAAGAAGCCATCTATTATGTTCTTAGATACAAATCTGTATCTGGTATTTCTGATTATAGGCCTGTTAAGACTCTATTAAATTTTATTCTCAACCTATAAAATGATGCAGATATTATAATTTTATCATGAATACTTAAAACAATAACACATCCTTTTATTTGTAAAATATAAAAGAAGTTTTAAATTATTAACATCGGCTTATCTGTAATATCTTATGTAGCTTACTAATTACATATAAACAAAAACGCCTACTAAAAATACATATTCATCGCAAACTCCAACTCAAAATCGGGATGCATCGACAAATCAATGGTTTTCATTTTGGCAAGTGTTTCATCCAATTTATCGGCAAACTTTTCATTGCTTACATGCAAAACTGCTCCTGCTCCTGATGTATTGCCAACCAGTACAATTGGCACTGTATCATCATTTGGTATCAAGCCTATTTTAACAACATTATCAGGATTCATATAATTTCCAAAGCCGCCGGCTAGATAAACAGAATCCAACTGTTCATAAACAAGATCAGCTTCTTGCAACAACAATTTAACGCCAGTAAAAATGGCACTTTTTGCTAACTGTACTTCGCGAATATCTTTAGGGGTAATGCAAACAGAACAAGCAGAACCAGATTCTTCAGTTGATGCCAAAACAAAATCTTCATTCAAATTACCATCTGCTGTAATATGTCCTTCTTCCAGAAGAAAAGCCATAATATCGATTAATCCTGATCCACAAATACCTACTGGTGGTTTATTGCCTATTGTTTGATATCCTTTTTTATTGTACAAAGAAATGGCTCCTTCGAAAGCTCCCATTCCGTGTTCTATATTAGCACCTTCAAAAGCCGGCCCGGCCGCTGTGGCACATGCATAAATTTTATCGGGTGTAACAACAGCCATTTCGCCATTGGTACCAATATCCAAAAACAGATAATTTTTAATATTACCGGGAGGATTTAACGAAGCAATACCAGCAACAATATCGGCACCCACAAAAGCAGATGCTGACGGAAGCAAATAAACATCAATATCTTTATCAGCGATAATTCCGAGAACCGATGAAGATATTTTTTTAGCTTCGGTAAAAGGAGCACGAAAAGGCGCAAGCGCCATTGGCATTGGGTTTACGCCACTTAACAAATGTAACATGCAGGTATTGGCTGCCACCGATATTTTATTGATTATAAGAGATGACTTTTCTCTTGTAAAATTCCTGATCTCTTCATTTATAGCATCAACAATCAGCTTTTGCAAGTTATGTAAATTCTTCTGATCAGAGCAGTAATTAATTCTTGTAATTACATCAGCACCATATTGTACCTGCGGATTTTCTATTCCTCGAGTTTGTTCAATATTCCCCGATAATAAATTTAGCCAATAAAAAACAACACTGGTTGTGCCAATATCAATTGCCAAACCATATTCATTTATACTATTACTTTTCTGCTTATCAGTCTGCAACTCGTTTAAAAGTAAATTAGAACTTAAAACCTGTGCCTGATTAGAATTTTCGGGAATACGTACATGAATATCTTTTTTGGGATAGTAAGAACAGGCCAAAACTTCACCCTCTTCATCTACTTTAACTTTACACTTTCCACAGGTACCATTTCCTCCACAAGGCGAAGCCACTTGTATTTGCTCTGCTTGCAATATGCTTAACAAGCTCTCGCCTTTTTTATAATTTTTGGTACAAACTTTTCCTTGATAATATACATGTACAAGTGGCATTAGCAATGTTTTTTTGAATTACGATATATACAATTGGTACTATTACACGAATGACAAGCATGTTTCTGAAAGCGAACTTTTTCCCCAACACCTATAAAACCACTAATGGATTTTACAGGATTCATTAAACAAGATTCGCTTAATTGAATACCACAAAAATTATCAGGCAGTAAATCAAATAATTTTCTTTGTTCCATTACGTTCCAATCCATATACCCTGGACTGTATCGATTCGTTATGGTTAACCCTTTTAAAGCGCATTCTTCCTCTATTATAGCCTGCATCTTATCCATAGCCTTTTCTACAATCACCGAGCCTAACAAATCAACCAAATAAGCTTCAAGAATAAGTCCCTGAGAATTTAATTCCTGAATTCGCCTACTCACCAGATTACCTGCAGTGCAAGTAAAAATTGCAATATGTGTACTATTTGTATATTTTTTTATAATAGATTCACCAACTTCAAAAGCGTTAGCACCAATAATTACAGTACTTTTATTAATCGTAGCTGGCATAATTACATATCCACCTTCAATTAAAGAAAAAGAAAGACTGTTAACAATTTCATTTTCCAAAAATTTTGAGTAATCAGGCATACTATCATCTATGCGAGCCAATTCTTCCATTAGCTCAACAGTTATGTCCAGATCTTTTAACTGAAAATTAAAATGTTTTGATTTTGTCGTATTCACTTTTAATTATTAGGATTAATCTTTATTTACAAGTTAGATTTTATGCTGTAATTTTTAAACTTCTTTCTTAAATCTGTCACCATTAAATTATCTCCAAATGCGATTAATTCGCTTGGGCCAACATAATTATCCAACACCACAAATTCCATAGAGTCAAAAACCGAATGAACAGACATTACACGCCCATCATTTAAAGTAATATGTCCTTTAATACGAGGACATTGCCAATGTAATTCTTCAATAAAATTTCTTAATTGCTCTTCCGATATCTTTTCGTGAGTTCTCAACACACAGGCTTTCATATCTGGGCGACCTTCTGATTCTTGTCCCTTATAATCTTGTGCAGCTTTACTTTTTATTTTATCATTTACTGCAAGAGCTTTCCAATCTACTCTTCCATAACTTGTCCGAATTATTTCGGCATAAGGATTAAGTATTTTTAGCTCTTTACTAATTAATTTATCTGTATCAGATTTAATTAAATCTATTTTATTCAAAATAATTTTATCAGCTATCATTATCTGATGTTTGAAGCGCACCAATGAACTCAAGCCTTTAAAAAAATTAAGGCCATCAACTAGACTAATTATTTTATCAAGACTAACGATATTTTTAAGCTGATCGGTTTGAAGAAGTTCAATTATACTTATTGGGTCGGCCAATCCTGATGCTTCTAAAAAAATAAGTTCGGGCTGATAATCTTCAATTAAAGTCTTCATACTTTGCACAAAAGTATGAAGCTGACACACACAGAAGACAGAACCATTATTAATCTCGACCAATTTAAAACCATCACTTTTGTGCTTTAGTTCTTTACCATCGATACCCGAAGCTGCAAATTCATTTTGGATAACGGCAATTCTTTTTCTGGGAGACAACTCTTGCAATAAATTACTTAAAAGTGTAGTTTTCCCACTTCCTAGAAAGCCTGTAATTAGGTTAAATGCAAGCATTTTTTATATTTTGTGTCATATCACAATTTAATTGTTCTAAGACACAAAGTTCAGAAAAACAAAAATCAACACTCTTCTGTACCCTGTGCCTTTGAATGACTTAAGTTTATTAACCTGTGTTCCATTAAAACCATCTATCACAGAAACTCAGGTTATTATTTTTTTGCTAAATATTCTTCAATCTTAACTTCAATATCGCTAAGAGGAGGAATTTGTGAAGCAAATTCGACATTGCCATCTATTACAATAGTTGGAATAGCACGCACACCAAGAGTAGCCATCATTTGAACGCCCTCCTGATCTTTTATGCGATGTTCTTTATAAATTACCTTATCGCCAAAAGGCTCAGATGCACGAACCACCGCATTATACATGTACTGACAAGGTGCACATGATGAAGAATCTAAAGTCACTACATCAATCACCACTTTATCTTTGCTCCAGTGAGTCGATAAATCGAGTTTTTCAATTTCAACACTTGTAGCTTCCGAAGCGCGCAATTCCCCTTGCAGGACTTCATCATACACTAATTCGCCAACAGCCTGAAGATTCTTAACAGGAGTAGCCATTGCTAAATCGCAACCTGGTGCAAGAATAAACCCTTTCTTTCCTCCAATATCCATACATTCCAGGGCATCACGACGCGAAGCTTCCTCATCTCCCATTAACAATACAACGGTAAGTTTCATATTACCTCCAAAACTCACATTATGCTTTAAGGCCATATCACGAACAAAATCCAAAGGTATATTTTCATCGATAGAAATATTATCTGGCTTAGTCTGACACATTACCTCTATATTTTGCTGGGCATTACCACACACAAAAAACGAACTAAGAGCATCGGCTTCACGAATAAAATCATTTATTTCCGAAACATAAGGCTTTACAAATGTTTCAAAACTCATAGGATCAATCTGGCTGGTCATAGGATCAACAATAGCAATCACATCTGCTCCAGCTTCTATATAATTCCCTGCCATCATTTTGGCAACATCTGTTGCAAAACGCATTAACTTGTGAGTTCCTTCGGGATTCATCATCATATCCATAAAGATATCGGTACCCAGCAAATGAAGAGCCAAAGTAAAGGGTCCGGTAATAAGTCCATAAAGAGCCAAATCGGGATGCTGCTCTCTCAAACGCTGAGTTGCCTCCATTACCATAGGAATTCGAGCTTTACAAGAACATGGCACTTGCATATCTTCAAGCTTTACACCCTCTTTTAATGGATGCGACACGACTGCAGGTGGATTATCATCGGCCCAAGCCAATTTACAACCCAAGGCCTCGGCTTCTATTTGCAAATCGAAAGCAACCGGAATCCCATCAGGATTGTATAATTCAATTGCTTTATTAACACCATTAACAATATTATCGGCCGATTTTAAATATTTGGTAGCTGTCATCCCAAGCAATTCGCCAGCATGTGCTCCTACAAAAGGAACCCATGGAATACGCTCCACTTCTTCGAGACGCATTGCTTTTTTTATTAATTCAAATCCTTTCATGTTTACTATTTTTTACGAACTAGGCAACTGTTCTATTTAAAAATTCAACTGTACCTTGTGGATCAGGACTATAATTATCGGCTCCAATTCTTTCACAAAACTCCTGATTAACAGGTGCACCACCTACACAAACGGTAATATTATTATTATGCTCTTTTATTGTCTTGGTAATTTTTTCCATATTGTTCATGGTAGTAGTTAATAAGGCAGACAATCCAAGTATTGCTCCAGGATTTTGCTCTGCTGCTTCAATAAATGTTTCAGCTTTAACGTCAGTACCTAAATCAATTACTTCATAACCATTCCCTTCCACCATCATGGCAACAAGATTTTTTCCAATATCATGCAAATCTCCTTCTACGGTACCAATAATAAAGGTACCTTTCTGAGATCCTGGATTACTAGCAAAATGTGGTTTTAGATGAACCATTGCGGCATCCATAGCTTTCGCCGACATTAGTACCTGAGGCACAAACACTTTATTTTCACGAAATTTTACACCTACTTTTTCCATACCTACAATTAAAGCTTTTTGCAGAACATCATCAGCAGATACTCCCTTATTAAGCAATTGCTCTGTAAGCTCTCCTGCACCTTCCTGATCTTTCATATTAGGTGGATATGGTGATTGTTTGTTTATTTTACCAAATTCAATACAGTATGCTAGTTGTTCAAATAACTCTTCCATTTTCCTTTTATTTAGTTGACTCAAATACTTTTGTAAAAATACTTCCAATACATTTTATTACTTCATACAATTATGTCCTCTTTTTAAACAAAACCGACTTATTTATTTATTAGTGCTTTATTATCGGCCTTTTAAGAACATACATTTGAAATATTTACGTTATTATCGCTTTTGTGCGAGTATTAAATCAATAAATGCAACAATGTTTTCAATAGGAGTATCTCCTTCTGTCGCATGCGAGGGGCAAAAGATATAACTTCCTTCTTTACCTAATTCCAGTAAGTGTTTTGTTTCTTTCACAACATCTTCGACACTTCCATAAGGCAATGTTTTTTGAGTTGAAAGACCACCATGAAATGTTACTTTTCCTCTGTAAGTAGAAAGCAATTCGTCCACATCGAGTACTTCTGGCTGAAATGGATTGATACTGTCAACACCAGCTTCAATCAATTCGGGTATGATCTCTGCTATATCACCACACGAATGAATTAACTGATACTTCCCATAAGATTTGGTATTGGCATACATACGTTTTAATTCGGGATAAATAAATTCCATCCAAACTTCTTTTCCCATTAACAATTTCTTTTGCGAACCCCAGTCGTCTCCAAAATAAATTCCATCAACCTCGGGATAGCGTTCGCAAACATTTTTAATTACAGCAATATTAAAATCAGCAATTTTACGCATT
This genomic interval from uncultured Marinifilum sp. contains the following:
- a CDS encoding uroporphyrinogen decarboxylase family protein; this encodes MTKKEVIKMVLDGKKPPYVPWDCKFTIEALEKMKKHYGEDVDVEELVDNHFIKLGQSSGFKIDIDKDRKKDIFGTVWNMTLEKDIGNVEGLVLPEPTLEGYEFPDPENPILYAGIEEKIAANKDKFVLYSIGFSLFERYWCLRGMENAFMDFMLYPDFVKDLMRKIADFNIAVIKNVCERYPEVDGIYFGDDWGSQKKLLMGKEVWMEFIYPELKRMYANTKSYGKYQLIHSCGDIAEIIPELIEAGVDSINPFQPEVLDVDELLSTYRGKVTFHGGLSTQKTLPYGSVEDVVKETKHLLELGKEGSYIFCPSHATEGDTPIENIVAFIDLILAQKR